Genomic DNA from Manihot esculenta cultivar AM560-2 chromosome 15, M.esculenta_v8, whole genome shotgun sequence:
AGGCATTCTTGAAGATGTCCTAGTCCAAGTAGaccaacttgtctttccagctgatttttatgtgattgatatggaggaagacaatacCTACACCACTTCAGACACATTGCTTGGACGACCCTTCTTGAGCACGGCcagaactaagattgatgtgcatgatggcacattgactatggaatttgaaggggaagtaataaaattcaatgtttatgatgctatgaaatatccccatgacataTCCCCTGTttatagtttagatatcattgattgtttgagccaagaaatttttgatatggatcaaaatgatatgctaaacactGATTTTTATAGGGAGGACAGCCAGGAAGATAAAGGAAGCCAAGGAGAGCTGAAACGGACAACAATGGTCTGTTGTACACAGAAACAGCAGGCAGACTGTTGTCCGCCCAAACAGCCGGTAGAGAAGCAACAAGCAggctgctgtttgcccaaacagcatgaAAAGGCAGAATCCAGCACGACCAGATTGCTTGCACAAGTGAGCTGCTCTTCGACCAAACAAACAGCAGAAGCAAAACTGGAAGAATCCTGTATGCCCAAACAGCAGAAAAAGGCAAAAACTTGTTTGTCCGAGCAGCAGATCCCCATACAGCAACTTCTAGAATGTGCAGAAAATGAAAGCCACCTCCATGAACATTCATTCCATGCCCAAAGGAGGCTAAAACCCCCCTATGATGGAAGTGGCAGAGGAGGTTCCACTAAATCATCCTCCATGAGAGATAggttctattaaaaaaaaaaaaacagagatatGTGTTTGCTTGCCCAAATGAGCAGGGCAAACCAGATGTGCAGAAACCAGTGCCATAACCCACTTCcaggttttaattattttttttttgcaggTGGAAAGCTATTTGACCAAACTTTTTGCCCAAACAAACTAGGAAAACAGCGCAAACAACTCAGGAAAACCTTCGGCAAACAGCCCAGCACGCAGCACCAGCCCGGCAGGCCTATCAGCAGGCAGCCCCACCTGCACGCAACAACACCTGAAGCAgccagctgtttgcccaaacagcttgggcaaacaaccacaccaggggagtaatCTATTTTTCACTTAAgctttaatttttccatacattgaggacaatgcatgatttaggtgtgggggtgcatatctctgaattttgatgcttcatgcattcttttttatttcttttagatccattaggctttaatttttaattagcacacattaggtgaattttttttcattggattttttcattttgctatttttgttttcaattcACACACATATAGCCAcagtttttcctttttctgttttgatttgctctactcaaacatATAGGCTATcttgaatgagctttctttccatgaccccattgatgtaatgactctttaaacctaagttgaatcaattgtagtgagttgtattcatttttgggaatttccttttaaattgaatcttggagcttgccatggtgaaaaatatatgacattactcattagagagcaTAATAAAGATGTGTAAAAAACTaaacatgacttattttagcaattgatgttgatttgcccaaatcattgaaaaagaaaaaagaaaattcagtaaaggcaaagacctcaaaagcacaaaataaaaactgttccaatggtcaaagactatgaacagtgctagtagccacttggacaagtgaccaactgagtaattgggagtgggtatcaccaatatgtaccttcacgtcaaaaggttggtgactttttcaggcaaagataaaagtgcaaaaagctgaataaaaagtaaagtgcttcaagtaaagggcaagtcactccgaaagctagaaagagtctaaactaaacaagaatatgtgcatgtataatctctctcttgaagaAAACAAATAGtaaccatggtaggtaaagggagacaaggaaaataGGAAAATAACCTTGGGTGAATgcactcttcactgcaatgcttcaaagtaggggtctagggtaagagcttaagtggaaataaaggatcaagaagcaaagagagcttgtttgactaagtctatttgcttgagaacaagcaaaaggctaggtgtgggagtatttgatagagccaaatttagacccattttctatattgttatttatgttaatttacacattttctgcctaattttatggttttgatcttattttgcagaaaatggtgtaaaagggcaatttggtaaaaatggccttaaaactgcccaaaagagagcaaaagagaacaagctgatttgcccaagtcCGTTTGCCCAAATCCAAATTGAAGCTGAAATGGGAGAAGAATAATATGTTGTTttaccagactgtttgcccaaacagactgggcaaacaggaCAGAAGCAGTGCACAGACAGAAGGGAGATAGACTATTTGCccaagctgtttgcccaaacaacccggGCAAACAACACCTGCGACAACAGACAGCAGATTGcgggaaattcaaattttgaatcttcaagaagtcctCTTCACACCAAACACGTGAGGATAGCTCAGCAACCCTTCAAGGGACTTCAATGCTAaatcccacatatttaggaagccaaatctcatcaagatacaattaccttccaagaattcaactccaaTTGGGAAAAGAAATCCAATCCAAACAAGGAAATTAGGGCAGCCCTTCATCTATAAATAGAAGACAGCAAACCAGCACCTATCATCTTTAGATCTGATCAACATCTTCGGCAGGAACTTCTCCAGCAGCCGCGCGCCCCTAGCCGGcctttcctcttcttttttcttgctttctttcttttcttttatgtttgtttcagtcatgagtggctaaaacccttatttctagttgaagattaggtgaaactttagttgtctaggaaattgtatgatctagcaacatcaccatacgtttgggtagctagaattaggtctctctatttcttaatgcaattaacagttgttagatgccaaaggcccaaggacgttccttagcaacttgttgattagtggttaattagaggacgttccctaattaacctATGCTTAAGGGGAGATAtggaggtgagaagcgtcttccacctccataactaatttattgagccaaataaaagaatataagcatcaatgatcaatcccaacaactaaagtggatccaattcttcaactagatcttttctcatattgaattctctttacttaattacttgctttactttgctatttttaattctagtttagtcgtcaaacctcaaaaccccccaatttatttttattgtctatttatttacttggtcttgattaggaaaataagtaagtatcaattccctgtggattcgatccttttaccactatctacagttgtaaaattgtggataaccaaaaatgttattttttgaCCAGCTtcaacaaccgcacagtcaattAGGGTTTGCAGCTAGAGTTGTTTGGTATAGGTgcactagtggctcagatgagagtgacacccgtgtttttggagcaagtcgcacagaaacagcacgagaaCCCAAAGTTGGTGAAAATAGCGAGAACTGTTCAGACAAGCAAGAATGGTGAGTTTAGATTCAATAataaagggatcctccattacggaaacagattatgtgtaccagatgacgtaagtctgaagggagacattatgagagaggctcataatgctaggtacagtgttcaccctggggccaccaaaatgtatcaggatctgaagagagtttattggtggccagctatgaagaaggaagtggcgcaatttgtgtccgcttgtgaaatatgtcagagggtgaagctagagtatcagaagccagctgggatgctcaacccactaccaattccagaatgaaaatgggaaaatgtagcgatggatttcgtggtggggttaccagcaacgtccaacagactagattTTATATGGATAATAGTGGACAAATTGACCAAATccgctcacttcattcctgtcaggagtggttactccgTGGACAAGCTgccgcaggtatatgtggaagagattgtcaggctgcatggggctccagtttCAATCATGtcggataggggaccccagcttgcctccaggttttggcggagtctgcagaatgctatgggcacaaggctagactttagcactgccttccatccacagactgacggacagtcagagagaaccatccaaaccatagaagacatgctgaggatgtgtgtgctagactttggcggttcttggaggcaacatctaccattggtggagtttgcctacaataacagttaccatgctagcatagggatggctccttatgaagctctatatgggaggaagtgcaggtcacctgtatgctgggaagaagtaggagaaagggctttggcagggccagagttagtagagatcaccagcagggtagtgcctatcattaaagagaggatcagaacggcagtgagcagacaaaagagctatgcagacgtccgcagaaagcatgttgtgttccaggagggggatatggtgttgcttaaggtgtctcctatgaagggggtgattcgttttggaaagaaaggcaATCTAGCTCtaagatacattggaccctttgaaattttgcaaaagattgggaatgtatcttacaagttagatttacctgcttcaatggagaggatccatccggtttttcatgtttccatgttacgaaaatttgtgtcagatccgggtaaagTTCTTATGAACCCGATGTAGAGATcataggagatctcacctatgttgagcaaccagtgcagatcatagacatgcaaatcagaaagctgaggaataaggaaatcgCGATGGGAAAAAATGTAATACCtgactagactccggcatcggaattccaatCTTCCGATGGAATCCCCGTTGGAACCCGGAATCTCGAGGTTggaatctctctagaagggtaaaacaaggttttcttaaaatgattttaagattttaagttaaaaaggaaagaaaatagttttgaaaggaaaaaccagattcggccgccgaaggtggtgctgccgcgggacctcccctttcggcccccgaaggtggtctgtccagccacctataagaggccttcagcccgaaaatgtgagggttttctctccattttcgggcagaggtgagtccttGCCTCCCTTTGAtgctttgttgtttttccttcaaatctcttaagatgttaacatgatccttatgtaaaaattttaattttgagttatgtttgaaccaagcttgaggcatgtgatgttaaccatactagagcatttgatgagggctctagtatgggttttatgttttcagtataatacatgtacaggttgagcttggttctatgaaatgtttaaatttttgtgatgatgtttgatcatgtatgggatttcatcaGGTACACAAGAGGTATagtaagcttgctacgggttccgacgaccttaagtcgatctgaatcctagcaccggtagcagtttggtttccgggtcgttacagttacaGTAACTGAGTATGAGCGAGAATTTGTCAGACTTAGTAAGTATGCCACAAAGATAGTTCCTACAGAGGAAGAAAGATGTAAACACTTTAAGCAAGGATTAGGGTTACCTCCAGAAAGGGAAGTGGATTTTTCTATAGAAGTTGTGCCAAGAACTGCACCTATTTCAATTACTCTTTACAGAATGGCTCCtatagaattgaaagagttgaaaatacaaTTACAATAATTACTTGATAAGGGCTTTATTCGACCTAGTGTTTCACCATAGGGTGCGCCAGTGCTATTCGTGAAAAAGAATAGTAGTTTGGATCATTCACACGGTCAGCCTCTTCTAGACATTTCATTTCTGGCAATTCAATGAAATTAATTTGCAGAAAATCAACTTTTGCAGGAGCTTTGCCCCTTTTACGAAATTCATGCTTGTCCTTAGCTTTCTTGGGTTCTTACATTGAAAATCCTTGACTTCCTACTGTAGCAATTCTATACTCTATATCATGAGCATGAGtagctaatttttttaaagtcttGGGCTTGATGCCTTAAAAAATGTACCTCAACCCTCAATGTATGCCCTATATACACATATCCAAAGTAAACATTTCTAAGAGGCAATCTTTGTAGTTTAGACTTAAGTTTCTCCATCTATGAATGTAGTCAATCATAGGTTCTTCTATCCATTGACAAGTGTTTGTAAGTTCAATCATGCTCACTATTCGACAAGTACTATAGAAATAGTTGAGAAATTCTCGTTCAAGTTATTCCCAACTGTTAATGGTGCATGGCTCCAAGTCAGTATACTAATTAAAGgcattttctttttaatgatcAAACAAACTACTTGACTATGAGATCTCCCTTAGTACCAACATTATTACAAGTTTCGACAAAATGAGCCACATGTTGTCTTTACCATCAAATTGTTGAAACTTTGGGGCATCTTCATGAGGTTAATTCTTTGAGTGTAAAGCTTAGCATATATATAAGAAGGCTGAGTAATACTTTTAACTTGATCCTTGATGGCCTCTTTAATGATATCCTTGAGTTGGTTCACAGGAATCGAACCACCACCAACAACTTGCAAGCTTTTTGCAGCACCAACGGTGGAACTCTTTACACCTTCTTATTGATTTTGTGTTTGAAATTTCTCGGTGGAAATTGGTGCTTTCTCAAACATTTCATCCACCTTACTCATTAAATAAGCAATTTGATTATCTTTCTCTTTGACTGAATCAACCGGTGTCTTTAAAATTTTGCTTATTTTAATGATTTGCTCTTCTAGAGAAGTTGTATTGGTCATCATGATAGTCATGGTATCAAATTTCTTGGATTTGTTAGAAGTCTTAAGAGTCACAAATAACTTCTCATTTGCATTTTGTAAAATAATTGATGCTTCAGACATGGATATATTGATGCTTCAGACATGGATATGCTTTGTGCATAAATAtcttcaattgattttttttttattttaataccaGGACTAGCATCAGTAGTAAACTAGTAGGTGAATTTCCTTATGAAGCAATGTAAGTTGATTATTAAATCTTGATAATAGAAAgagatatattatttaataattttatcttaaaattttttattgtaatttatacccatcccataatttttattcattttatttattaaaaaatattttttaattaactttttaattatattcatctcaaaaatattaatttttattaaatactaaaatttattttaacaacTGAAAagagattattttaaaaataagataaaattaattaatcatatgtaaaaaaaaatagacaacaattttaaaataataaaaattatgaaacagaTTAAATGATCAgacattataattataaatataaatatatgatttGTAGGTATGTTTGGCATAAGATGAGGTGTAGCAAGGATTAGACTTTCAAAACATTATAAATAGGTTATTTcctagaaagaaaaaaaaataaaaataaaaataaaaacaaacagaTTAGTTGTAGCGCCTTGAAGTTCCTTTTGAGTTTTGATGGGCAACTGCAGTACGGTACGGTACCCATTCCGCACAGAATTCCAAATTAATACTCCCACAGTAACACTGTCGTTATACGCCCAATTAGGTACCATTCTTACTTGGGATTGGGTATCAAACTTCTTGCAAATGTCTCAAATCTACCAGATCCCAGCCCCCCTAGTTTTCGTATCTTAGATTTAACCTTCTTTACTGTTGTAATAGGAGAGGAACACTTCCTGTTATAGATCCCACATACATATATTCTTTTTctaataattaagaaaagtaACAATTTCTATTCTAAGTAAACCTTTATAATTCAACAGTATAGTAGTCTCTACAGAGATGTTATTGCCCGGAAGAAGCATACCATCTAGTCACTGTCAGATTCATTCCCCAACCCCAAATTCACAGGCTGAGGGTTCTTGTAGCCACTGACTTCATCTTTATAACGCTTTTTATCTGCTCGAGCCTTTGCTTCGTATGGTTCTTTATCTTCCACTGCATATGAccacataaaaataaattatgacttGCAACTCTgctaaaacatctcagtaataTGAACCAACTGGGCAGTCCGACCGTAAAACCCATGAACCGGTATACCTTGCAGTTCGGTTCACTCTCAAGAACCGCTGAAAGTCAAAACCAGCTGAAACCCATTGAACTGATCGGGCACTCAGTAAACTGTTCAAAACAGCGCAGGTTTTGCGGTTTGGACAGGTCTGATTTCGTTTACTTTTCAATCATTAAAATGACACCATTTAacctattttatttaatttttcactaAAATGACAGTTtaacatattttctttaatttttcactCTTATCTCTTCTCTCTCACAATACGAGAGCCTCTCACGCATTGACAACCTCTCCCTCATACGAAACAGCCATCACCCACCAAATCAATAAGTAATTACACTTTAACAACTCTTCTCTCCCCTTTGTCTCTCCTTGAATCTTGAAGCTATAGATTGAATCTTGAAGCTGCAGAGTATATTTCTTCAGCATAATTGCTTGCAGGTAACCAATTGAATAAGAGGCAGGACCTTCTATTAGGGATTTTAGATGTACTTTTTGGGAAGAAATTTAGGAATCTGTATTTTATTTAGAGAGCTACtgttgattttattaaaattgttaaCTCAAATTATTTCTTGTTTAATGCTATTCCACTTTCCAAAATATTGATTGTATCTGTTGCAATTCTCTATATATTTTGCACTTTTTAATTATTGAGTTCATTCTCCTTTTCTTATGCTTTTCTCGTTAATCCattttctatatattttgtCATCTCTAATTACAGTTCATTGTAAAGAAAAACCTTAATTTATGGATGCTAttagggtgagcagtattcggtttaaaccagAAAAAccaaccgaaccgaattaattcaaaaattcagtttaatttttttattcatttcagttcggttcggttattaatttaaaaaatttcagttatttcgattcagttcggttttggtcagaaaaaaataagaaaaaccgaacagaatcgattagtgataatagtatattatttttattaatataaaaatattagatcataatcaaagttaaaatatttcaattaaattttaaaataataaaaataaggtgtaaaaaataaaaataaaattattaaaaattcaaaccaaaccgaattgaactgaatcagaccaatttgatttgattcgatttcttACCAAAAtcattttggttcattttcataaataacaaaatttcggttttttatttttttgggtcggttcgattttaaaccaaaccgaccaaatgctcacccctaaatgCTATGAATTATCTTTCCATATGTTTTTTTTAACATATACTTTGTAAAAAAAGATATCCTATAGCAAAGTGAAGCGGAAAATGTACCTGACAGTTGCTTCCACCTGTCTCCAAGAATTTTTCCTACGTCCCCAAAAGCAATGCCAGGATTACTTTTCTTCACATTCTGTTATCAAGCAACATGACAAGGTTAACAGCATATCCAAGAAAGTCcaatgaaattatatttttccaTTTGTCTCCGAAGTGAGAGTATTAGACCAACCTCCCTTTCCATTTGTGAGAAGAACATGAAACCAGACATTGCCTTCTTTGGTGCATTTggatccttcttcttcttttgttttttcttcttaGATCCATCCTCATTTCCATCTTTCACTTTCTTCTTAGATACACCCTTTGAAGATGAGGGCTCCTTTGTGGATTCCTTTTTCATAGGCTTCTACAATTAGCAATTCATTTCATGTTAAGTTACGACAGATTATCATCCAACTTCTTTTAATACAGCACCAATAGAGGTCAATATAAAATGGCTAACCTTTTTCTCATCTCCACTTTCACTAGCATCAGATTCTTCATCCCCAGAATCATCAGTAGGAGAGCCTTCATCATCCTTGTCCGCAACAAAATCTTCATCCTGTAAATATTAGATTCAAGCCATCACCATCTAAGCCCCTTGCTCAAGTGCAACCATACAAAGTGATGTGCAAACAAAGTGATATGCATACATCCATATTACGGCTCTGTTTAGAACTATAATGAATTATTTTCTTACAAAACCATGCATGATtccaatttcttttaaaaatgaatttttttacattaaaaagaattaaattcctTCATTTCAAATAAGAGAATCGGtagaaaagaaattaattgaattgaattcttgtgAAATTATTGATTCTAAACAGGGAGTATACGAAAATAAAATGCTTCCCTACGACTATAATTCAGTAACTTCAACTATCAATTAAAATTTCACCTCTTCATCACTCTCATCTCCAGCTTCATTCTTaatgcgctcaagatgtgggtCAACagcatcatcatcatcacttTGGAGAACAGCAGCCACACCATTTGTTGTTTGCATATCACCTAGGTTCATAATCTTCAGACCCTTCCCACTGTaccaaaaattatgaaaaattaaaaagaaaggaagaaaggtAAAGCTATGGAACAATTAAAGCACAACCATGCTATGCACATAGATCATAGAATAGATGATAAAGCCACAGACCTGATGAAGTCAAAAAGATTGTGATACTCATTTCTCTGGATGTTTCGGAACAGATGTTCTTGCTCACTTTTGAGTCTTATAAGAAGATCAAAATAATGCATATTTGAGCCACCAGCTGCGTGTCTCTCAAATTCAACATAATCAATCTTGTATATAAGAACCAAAAGGGAAACATTAGGCACGCGTCAAAATAAAACAAGCACCCACACATTCATATTAAAACACCAAATTAGACACCTTTGCATGTACAACTTAATAAGAAGTGTACCTCCTCATGAAGAATAAGGGTAGGAGGTTTtggtaagaagaagaagctttTCTCAAGTGGATAAAGAAGACCATCTTCAGCTTTCAGTGATGACTTCACTGCATAACCATCTTGACAGCTACGGAATTTTCCTGGTTTAGTTACTTTAGCACCAGACAAGCCCCGCAATACTGTTGTGAACACATCATGAATGAGTCCCTGTTTAATGAAGAATCCATCAAGAAAAGACATTTCAATTTTGTAAATAAGTTCCCAAGTGATTCTTGGTTTAGATTTTAGATTTAAGTAGTAATGTATTTGCAGCCATCTAGACCAAAAAAGAAACATAAATATACGTACGATTATTACCTTATAAGATGGTTCTAACTTGTCTTTGTACTTTGTGCTCAAAAGGTCTTCATTGATTGACAATGTGTTTTGGACCACATTGTCAGTATCAAACTTTAGAAAATAGAACAACACATAATAAgtgcatgaaagaaaaataatcatAAGAAGCCAAATCCAACACAACAAATGAAATAGAACAACACATAATAAgtgcatgaaagaaaaataatcatAAGAAGCCAAATCCAACACAACAAATGATACCTGCAACACAATGTGTGGATACAAAGTTTGCCCCTTACGTATAGGAGGGTCCAGAGTAACAATGACAAAAGTATGCGGCTGGTTAGACTGTTGCCCAAAAAGAAAATCAGAAGAAGCTCATGAGATATTTCATAGAAAACAAGTTGTACAACAACAGGATTGCAAATGAGTCAACACACAGTCAAAAGAATCACAACATACATCATAACAGGCAGATGTGATTGAAAATGGTCATCAGCAGTTTCATACACAAATGAGGAAAAAAAGGTGTCCCTATGAATGGGAAAATTTAACCTTTGGAAGCAAAAAGAGGCGAACAACACTGCTGTATTGAATTTTGAAATCGTTGGCCTGTCCTTGGAGCCGCAAGAATGACAGATGAAGTTCAACATTGTAACGGCCCCTGCATAAAGAAAATACTTTTCCAAGTCATACAAAGATTCAGAAAGTAATCTCAACCAATCAGCATGTGAAATGCAACAAAATTTGAAGGCATATGGATGTCTCTTGCTTGTCTTCTAAGTAGCTATATTGGCAAGCGTATGTTTGTACATGCATCTTCCACAGTTCCTACCTTGGTGTCAGGATTGCAACACCATCAAATGTAACAACAGCTTCTTCACCACCAGGATCAACATCTGCCATTGACAAAATCTTTTCTCGAAAAACCTTGCACAAAGTCAATGGTCAATAAATCAGTGGATAGACAGAGCATTACATGCTTGTAactgataatttaaaaaaatttcttccaatcgggaaaaaagaaaaacaactattttttcggtttttttttggggggtggGGAGGGGgagggaagagagagagagagaggatatATAACAagaagaataaaattaaataactcacCTGAGCAGGAGGTCGATTTTCATCACCAACAAATTGGGTGTTGTTACCAGGTATGTGAAAACTTATCTCCATTAATGAATCTTTCTACAGGCACAGAACCGATATACTTAGCCTATGTTTGGAAACTTTGTTGGCAAGGAAAGAAAATAGAgggaaataaggaaagaaagtaAAAGTGAAAAATACAAGTGAGggaaaaaagttattttcctCTTCTAGTTGGATGTTAGAGAGGAAATAAGAGGGAAAAGTAGATCTTTCAATAGTAAtccattttatcttttaatttgtaattaaaataagtAATTGTGGGGTTAAACATGTAAATATCATTTATTTTCTACTCACTCTCTCTCcacaagagaaaataaatagttATTGCTATTTGTTATTTTCCACCCTCATTTTATTTCCTTCTCGATTTTCATCCATTCCAAACAAAATAagagaagaaaatatttttatttcgctTCTAAATTTCCCTCTTATTTCCTCCAACAAAAACATAGTCATAGGAAACAATTACCTCATAATTAAATGAAGAAAACTAAAATTCCTAAATTATTTCCAACTTGTTACTGAGACAATCTTACTTGCAATGAGTCAAACAAAGATTTGGTAAAGGGATGGACACAATCAAGGAAATCAAACTTTTATTACTACAATactattaatgaatttatttctcATGGCATAAGTAGTATCTTTAGATTCCAATTAATTAAGAAGTCTGTATTATTTCAGAATATGTTATTAATTGGGAAGTAGTATATTTTATCTAGGAAGTTAAGTAGGTTTTGATCGTCTAGTTATGTTTTGATTAGTATTTTCTTGTTTGACATTATAAATCTCAGTAGTAATAGGATTAACAACTATACTAAATATAACCAAGTCCTATTGActattaaattgataatttatttcTCTAGCGAATTTGTTTCTCCTCACCTTTATGCTATTGGTTCTAGACCAATTTGGTATTATATATGATCCATTACATATGAGCAATTTCTGCCCAATATGAATTTTCCTTGCT
This window encodes:
- the LOC110601170 gene encoding FACT complex subunit SSRP1 isoform X2, encoding MTDGHLFNNISLGGRGGTNPGQLKLHSGGIQWKKQGGGKAVEVDKADITGVTWMKVPRTNQLGVRIKDGLYYKFTGFRDQDIANLTNSFQSSCGVTLEEKHLSVTGRNWGEVDLNGNMLTFLVGSKQAFEVSLADVSQTQLQGKNDCILEFHVDDTTGANEKDSLMEISFHIPGNNTQFVGDENRPPAQVFREKILSMADVDPGGEEAVVTFDGVAILTPRGRYNVELHLSFLRLQGQANDFKIQYSSVVRLFLLPKSNQPHTFVIVTLDPPIRKGQTLYPHIVLQFDTDNVVQNTLSINEDLLSTKYKDKLEPSYKGLIHDVFTTVLRGLSGAKVTKPGKFRSCQDGYAVKSSLKAEDGLLYPLEKSFFFLPKPPTLILHEEIDYVEFERHAAGGSNMHYFDLLIRLKSEQEHLFRNIQRNEYHNLFDFISGKGLKIMNLGDMQTTNGVAAVLQSDDDDAVDPHLERIKNEAGDESDEEDEDFVADKDDEGSPTDDSGDEESDASESGDEKKKPMKKESTKEPSSSKGVSKKKVKDGNEDGSKKKKQKKKKDPNAPKKAMSGFMFFSQMERENVKKSNPGIAFGDVGKILGDRWKQLSAGFDFQRFLRVNRTARYTGSWVLRSDCPVGSYY
- the LOC110601170 gene encoding FACT complex subunit SSRP1 isoform X1, whose translation is MTDGHLFNNISLGGRGGTNPGQLKLHSGGIQWKKQGGGKAVEVDKADITGVTWMKVPRTNQLGVRIKDGLYYKFTGFRDQDIANLTNSFQSSCGVTLEEKHLSVTGRNWGEVDLNGNMLTFLVGSKQAFEVSLADVSQTQLQGKNDCILEFHVDDTTGANEKDSLMEISFHIPGNNTQFVGDENRPPAQVFREKILSMADVDPGGEEAVVTFDGVAILTPRGRYNVELHLSFLRLQGQANDFKIQYSSVVRLFLLPKSNQPHTFVIVTLDPPIRKGQTLYPHIVLQFDTDNVVQNTLSINEDLLSTKYKDKLEPSYKGLIHDVFTTVLRGLSGAKVTKPGKFRSCQDGYAVKSSLKAEDGLLYPLEKSFFFLPKPPTLILHEEIDYVEFERHAAGGSNMHYFDLLIRLKSEQEHLFRNIQRNEYHNLFDFISGKGLKIMNLGDMQTTNGVAAVLQSDDDDAVDPHLERIKNEAGDESDEEDEDFVADKDDEGSPTDDSGDEESDASESGDEKKKPMKKESTKEPSSSKGVSKKKVKDGNEDGSKKKKQKKKKDPNAPKKAMSGFMFFSQMERENVKKSNPGIAFGDVGKILGDRWKQLSVEDKEPYEAKARADKKRYKDEVSGYKNPQPVNLGLGNESDSD
- the LOC110601170 gene encoding FACT complex subunit SSRP1 isoform X3, which produces MTDGHLFNNISLGGRGGTNPGQLKLHSGGIQWKKQGGGKAVEVDKADITGVTWMKDIANLTNSFQSSCGVTLEEKHLSVTGRNWGEVDLNGNMLTFLVGSKQAFEVSLADVSQTQLQGKNDCILEFHVDDTTGANEKDSLMEISFHIPGNNTQFVGDENRPPAQVFREKILSMADVDPGGEEAVVTFDGVAILTPRGRYNVELHLSFLRLQGQANDFKIQYSSVVRLFLLPKSNQPHTFVIVTLDPPIRKGQTLYPHIVLQFDTDNVVQNTLSINEDLLSTKYKDKLEPSYKGLIHDVFTTVLRGLSGAKVTKPGKFRSCQDGYAVKSSLKAEDGLLYPLEKSFFFLPKPPTLILHEEIDYVEFERHAAGGSNMHYFDLLIRLKSEQEHLFRNIQRNEYHNLFDFISGKGLKIMNLGDMQTTNGVAAVLQSDDDDAVDPHLERIKNEAGDESDEEDEDFVADKDDEGSPTDDSGDEESDASESGDEKKKPMKKESTKEPSSSKGVSKKKVKDGNEDGSKKKKQKKKKDPNAPKKAMSGFMFFSQMERENVKKSNPGIAFGDVGKILGDRWKQLSVEDKEPYEAKARADKKRYKDEVSGYKNPQPVNLGLGNESDSD